A stretch of the Solanum dulcamara chromosome 6, daSolDulc1.2, whole genome shotgun sequence genome encodes the following:
- the LOC129893190 gene encoding uncharacterized protein LOC129893190 — translation MVSNTSIMESKPLHPLHQIAETPTHKLLLKQWLKEEELILNRIATKETQIDSVRNEITQLYCIFFLFHSISLMLLFSASSKWASKTALCHRSWIPSLCSLLCSMGIIWAVRYKTDTESHLEKLLEREKEDGKLLAKCVEELKRKGVEFDLLKEVDALRRAKSLRVEAKVVRKWSARDFVSLFFFSVTCLVLALTRTILCG, via the coding sequence ATGGTGAGCAACACTTCAATAATGGAATCCAAGCCTTTACACCCACTTCACCAAATCGCAGAAACCCCAACTCACAAGTTGCTTCTCAAACAATGGCTTAAAGAAGAAGAACTCATCCTAAACAGAATCGCCACCAAAGAAACCCAAATCGACTCCGTCCGCAACGAAATCACACAGCTTTACtgcattttcttcttgttcCATTCCATTTCCCTTATGCTTTTATTCAGTGCCTCCTCCAAATGGGCTTCGAAAACCGCACTTTGCCACCGATCCTGGATCCCGTCTCTCTGTTCTCTCCTCTGTTCTATGGGTATCATTTGGGCTGTTAGGTACAAGACGGATACGGAGAGTCACTTAGAGAAACTGctggagagagagaaagaggacGGGAAATTACTGGCTAAGTGCGTGGAGGAGCTGAAGAGAAAAGGGGTGGAATTTGACTTGTTGAAGGAAGTTGATGCTCTTAGGAGGGCTAAGAGCTTGAGGGTTGAAGCTAAGGTTGTTCGAAAATGGTCAGCTAGAGACTTTGTCTCTCTGTTTTTCTTCTCTGTTACTTGTCTGGTACTCGCTTTAACCAGGACCATTTTGTGTGGTTGA